From Hippoglossus stenolepis isolate QCI-W04-F060 chromosome 4, HSTE1.2, whole genome shotgun sequence, a single genomic window includes:
- the LOC118106465 gene encoding nucleotidyltransferase MB21D2, with product MAAPALSARSGSAGSLGNSPTAAGGRLPHGGLGPELDFRSAARTEDLNRLIQDFSKHDQREYDDQRALEIHTAKDFIFSMLGMVQKLDQKLPVANEYLLLSGGVREGVVDMDLDELSVYARGTDYDMDFTLLVPALKLHDRNQPVTLDMRHSALGHSWLSLRLFDEGTISKWKDCCTIVDHINGTTNYFFSPTLVADWFYQSISLVLLEVQKKPQRGMPRVEKVERYGTIISVILGVGSSRMLYDIVPVVSFKGWPAVAQSWLMENHFWDGKITEEEVISGFYLVPACSYKGRKENEWRLSFARSEVQLKKCISPSLMQAYQACKAIIIKLLSRPKAISPYHLRSIMLWACDRLPANYLSQDDFSAHFLLGLIDDLQHCLVNKMCPNYFIPQCNMLEHLSDETAMLHARKLSSVRSDPAEHLRTTIEHAKAANRLTVELQWRGSSNNLPSPQSDAGGENQPDDRLAKKLQQLVTENPGKSISVFINPDDVTRPHFRIDDKFF from the exons ATGGCGGCCCCTGCTCTCTCCGCTCGGTCCGGCTCGGCAGGAAGCCTCGGGAACAGCCCCACCGCGGCCGGCGGGAGGCTGCCGCACGGCGGCCTCGGGCCCGAGCTGGACTTCAGGTCCGCGGCTCGGACGGAGGATCTGAACCGGCTCATCCAGGACTTCAGCAAGCACGACCAGCGGGAGTACGACGACCAGAGAGCGCTGGAGATCCACACGGCCAAGGACTTCATCTTCTCCATGCTGG GAATGGTCCAGAAGTTGGACCAGAAGCTCCCAGTGGCCAACGAGTACCTCCTCCTGTCGGGAGGCGTTCGGGAGGGTGTGGTGGACATGGACCTGGACGAGCTTAGCGTCTACGCCCGTGGCACAGACTACGATATGGACTTCACTCTGCTGGTCCCTGCGCTCAAACTCCACGACCGCAACCAGCCGGTGACCCTGGACATGAGGCACTCGGCCCTGGGTCACTCCTGGCTCAGCCTCCGCCTCTTCGATGAAGGAACCATTAGCAAGTGGAAGGACTGCTGCACCATCGTCGACCACATCAACGGGACCACCAACTACTTCTTTTCTCCGACTCTGGTCGCAGACTGGTTCTATCAGTCCATCTCCCTGGTGTTGCTGGAGGTGCAGAAGAAGCCGCAGAGAGGGATGCCACGagtggagaaggtggagaggTACGGCACCATCATCTCCGTCATCCTGGGCGTTGGGAGCAGCCGGATGCTCTATGACATCGTCCCTGTGGTGTCGTTTAAAGGCTGGCCGGCTGTAGCTCAGAGCTGGCTGATGGAGAACCACTTCTGGGATGGGAAGAtcacggaggaggaggtgatcaGTGGCTTCTACCTCGTCCCCGCCTGCTCCTACAAAGGCCGCAAAGAGAACGAGTGGCGCTTGTCGTTCGCCCGCAGCGAGGTGCAGCTGAAGAAGTGCATCTCTCCCAGCCTGATGCAGGCGTACCAGGCCTGTAAAGCCATCATCATCAAGCTGCTGTCTCGCCCCAAAGCCATCAGCCCCTACCACCTCcgcagcatcatgctgtgggcCTGCGACCGCCTTCCCGCCAACTACCTGTCACAGGACGACTTCTCCGCCCACTTCCTGCTCGGCCTGATTGACGACCTGCAGCACTGCCTCGTCAACAAGATGTGTCCCAATTACTTCATCCCTCAGTGCAACATGCTGGAGCATCTGTCGGACGAGACGGCCATGCTGCACGCCCGCAAACTGTCCTCTGTGCGCTCCGACCCGGCCGAGCACCTCCGCACCACCATCGAACACGCCAAGGCCGCCAACAGGTTGACGGTGGAACTGCAGTGGCGCGGCAGTTCCAACAACCTGCCGTCACCGCAGTCTGACGCAGGCGGGGAGAACCAACCCGACGACCGCCTGGCCAAAAAGCTTCAGCAGCTCGTAACAGAGAATCCTGGGAAATCCATCTCAGTCTTCATCAACCCAGATGATGTCACACGGCCGCACTTCCGCATCGACGACAAATTCTTCTGA